The Fusarium fujikuroi IMI 58289 draft genome, chromosome FFUJ_chr01 sequence TTGCGAGAGATACCATaggagaagaagccgaagacGATACTCGTTCAAGTCTAGACCGAGACAGTAGTCACGGAACCGATGTTAAAGGCAAAATGGTTGACGTTGGACTCGAGTCGCAAGATGATCCAGATGAGGACCCTCCGGCTTCGCTTTTGGGAGGGCAAACTCCACGAGAAAGCAGCCCTCCTGCTTTCCAGCAATTTAAGGGTACGGATACAGAACGAACACCATTTATGGCAAGGCGAGAGTCTACGACAGAGACCGATGCCAGTATACAGCGAGGTGCCCCTCCGGAGGAAGAGCCTATACAAACGACATTCCAATACATCGAGGGTGAAATCTTTCGGCATGATCCCTTCTTTGCTTGGATCTTCTTAATCAGTCTTGCTGGTATGCTCTCGACATTCTTCTTGGTGTGGCTTCACACATCACCACGGAAAAGCCCGGTCGGCGATACCATTTACACTACACTACAAAAGTCATTTCATATGCTTGCGGTGGATACAGTAGTGGCTGTGTTTGTATCGTTCATTTGGCTGGCAGCCCTACGATCGTTTGTGCGGCCACTGGTCAGCGTGATCTTGATTGCGGTACCAGTCATTCTGTTCTCCTTTTCGATATACTCCTTTGTGTCGTCTTTCAAAGGCCGATGGCATGGAAGCAGTTTCCAGGATTCCGTTATGAGGTGGGCTTCCATAATCCCTGCAGTCTCTTGCATATTATGGATTTGGCTTGTGGTCCGAGGACGACGCGCTATCCAACAGGCGATCGAGATTCTTCAGTTTTCCAGCCGCATTCTGGCCCAGAACTCAGCACTCCTTTTCGTCGGTTTCGGGTGTTTGGCTTTGATTGTCGTGTGGACCTGGGCATGGCTCGCTATGTTTACTAGGGTCTTTATGGGCGGTCATTTCAGCAAGTCTATGCTCCGTTTCGTAATTCAGCTTTCAAGCTGGTGGCTTGGGGCCGCGTTCATCTTCCTCTATATGTGGACAGTCTCGGTGATCAATGCTGTTCATCGTGCTACCACGGCCGCAACAGTATCCCAGTGGTACTTTCACCGTAATGCTGGGCCTGCTACGCCTTCGCGCGAGATTGTTTCGGCTGCTCTCAACCATGCCCTCACGACCATTTTTGGCAGTCTCTGCGAATCAActcttctgtctctgctgATTCGAGCACCTCTGATTTTCCTACCAAGGAAACTCGGAGCTACCGTCACAAATATTGCTTCATTTTGGATCCCCACGCCGGTCATTGCATTGATGAACCCGCTGACTATTACTTATTCTGCTATACATTCTCAGAATCTTGCTACTTCAGCCAGGGGCCTGGACCAGATGGAGCTTGTATCCCCGACGGTTCCTACAACTACGTTGACTCCTCGGGCTTTGCGAAATCGCGGACAGCCTAATGGACTTTTGCCCTATCGACTTGCCAAGCTGTTACTTGTGGCAACGCGACTTATCATGGCTACTGGTCTCGGTTTTGCTGGTTGGGTAATTACCGCGAAGCAGCTTCGAATTCAGCTGCCAGATGGCGTGGGTGTCCGTGGCTCTGCTTACGCCTATGTCGTGGGTATGATGGCTAGTTTCATTGGATACTCTGTTATGGGCGCAATGGAAGGTATCCTGAGCGGTATCGTTGACGCAGTTTTGATCTGCTACGGCAGCGAAAGACGCATGGAAAGAGGACATGGACGATTCTGTCTCGAGGCAGCATATCTGTTTGGAGAGCGCCGAGGGGGCGACACGCTGGAGTACGCATGAGTGGTTTCTTTTTAGCTGGCGCTTTGGTTCAACAGGTTGGACGGGATAGACCCGTGTAGCAGAGGACTCAGGAATATGTTCAATTGACTTTTGGGTCAGGGGTGTTTCTGGATGGAAGAAGACAGCTACTAGATTTGAATTCAACGAGGCTTAAAAGCATTCGATTGGGTGAGCGAACGTGCTAAGAAGTATTGACTGGGATCTCCGGGTCTAGGCCATGGGTCAGTCTGTGGAGTTGCAGTCATTGATCGATCAATGTTGTTTGTCAAAATGCGCGCCCTTCAGTGGACGAGTCAAAGCCATAGTCACCAGTGACTACTCTCTGACTCAACCTTGAGCCCGATTCTGTCAGGCCCAAGGTAAGAACGACATGATTCTCGGAGAATCAAAGCAAGAACTACCTTGTATTGTCCTTTTCTTTGATTTGTCAATGATTGGTTAAAGCCTTAGAGATACCTGCCTGATATCCATACTGCTCCGGCTTTGGCAAGGGTCAAGGAGTTACCATGATCAcatatataaaagaaacaCGACCTAAGTCATCGTTTGATTACTACTTGTTTTCCATTTATTTTCAAACTATTCATATCTCTCCGTGTACTCTGATCAGGCCATCGGATAAGATTCCATTGTTATGAGTCAACATCGCTAGCTCATAGGAAGCCTTACTCTACGCACACATTCTTGATCATACACAACATGTCTCCCGCAGAATCCATAACTGTTCTCTGTTCTCCACATCACCTTGGTATCGAAGATGTTGCCGTCGGTGCTGGACCAAAAGCGCTCCTCTATGCCGGCTTCGTCGACGCAATTCGAAACCTCGGCGTGACTGTCAACGTGCACGAGATCGATCCTATCGATGACTTTGACGGTGATATCAGTCGACTCTTCGAGGTTTTGCGTCGCACTTCCCTAGGTGTAGCCAATATCGCTCGCTCGGGTGAGTTCCCTATCATTTTGGCTGGTAACTGTTCCACCACTGTCGGTGTTCAAGCCGGTTTAACGGCTGCGCTTGGGAAAATACCTTCTTGTATTTGGTTCGACGCCCACGACGACTTCAACACGCCTGATGTTCTTAAGAGTGGATATCTTGACTCAATGCcagttgccatgatggcaggTCTGTGCTGGAAGACTCTCTTGACTAGCATCGAGGGATTCGAGGCCATGGATCTCAAGCAAAACCTTGTGCACTGCGGCATGCGAGATGTGACAGACCTTGAGCGCTCTCGAGTCGAGGAGGCTGGATTCCCCGTCATTTGGGGAGATTTAAATCATCATGTTGACTTTGAGGGTGAGCTTGGCAAGGtccttgatgagaagaagtttgaTCAGACTATGGTGCACTTGGATCTTGACGCTCTCGACATTTCTGTCGGTATTGTCAACAAGTTTTCTGCGCATGGTGGATTGCTGGAAGATGATCTGGAGAAATGCTTCAAGATGATCCcgtcaaagacaaagccgGTATCGTTGACGATTGCATCATTTGACCCTTCACAAGATGTACAGGGAACCATTGAACCTGTCGCTATTAAAGGGGTCGTTGCTTTCGTTCAGGGCTTGATTTCACAAGGGTTTCTTAAGAAGACCTCGgattaagtagtaaatatAGGCCGTATAGAAATGAAAACATGAATCACATTGCATTATCGGATCAGCGTCAAGACAATAAACCTCAAAGTTAGGTATAGTTGAGGTTCAAGTTTGTTGGGTTGTTTTATTGCTTATCCTAGGTCAATCTTGATACATTACACGGAAAGAATGATTTAATCATGACGGGCATCATACAAAGGAAACTTCGAATTATAGCAGTTAACCAATCATCAAACCTCAAGCAGGAGACACGATCCACGAGGTTGCCGGAGAATGAGCTCGTTTAGGGATCGGAGCAGGCTTTGGTAGAGTCCAACCAAGCATTGACATGACAACATTGGGTGCTGTTGCTATGATCGGAGCTGGGGCCGTCGTAGGTGCTCGAGCTGTGTAAGGAGCCGGGGCTGTCTTGGGTACAAATACTGTTGAGGTGCTGAGAGTGATTGAGTATGTTGGAACTGATGCTGTGTTGGGGATAGAAGCAACCCTTGGGTCAGAAGATGTTGCTATAGTGGATGGCATCGTGGGAACATTTTGGGGTGATGAGGTAGCTGGTATTTCTGGAGATGGTGCCTTTGATGGCTTTTGAGTGACTTCAGGAGTATGAGGAGGTTGAACAGGTGTGCTCTTCTTATGAGTCTGAGTCTTTGGCTGGACCTTGGGCTCCATTTTTGGCTGGAAATCCTTATGCTGAGCCTTAGACACCATCTGATGGTCGACTTTGGGAGGGTTGTGTTTGACTTCGGCTTTGGACTTCGGTCTCGGTTGTTCCTTGACGGGCATGGCGATAGGCTCTGGCTCATCTTCCACAGTCGGAGGTGGAGCTATCGTCTTCTTGACCGGCTCAGCTTTTGGCTTGGGTTCAATCTTTGGCTCAGACTTCTGTGTTATCTTCTTTTCGAATCTGGGCATTGATTGAGGGGTGACCTTAGACTCCTCTCTGAATTTTCTTGGGAGAATCGGCGACTCGGGTTCAGGGAGTAAATTCTTCTTTGTCGGGGGCTCCGGCAAAGGTCGTGGTGCTTGCTTGGGTGTAGTGACTCGATCAAGTGGCTCTGTTGCCTTCTCGATACTCTTGGGTGTCTCGACGGGCTCAGGCTGCTTTGGAGAGTTTGTGTCGGGCAGTTTGTGTTCATCCTTGGACTCTTTGTCTACAGGTGAAGGTAACGTCCC is a genomic window containing:
- a CDS encoding related to choline transporter-like protein, with the protein product MFSEYASRFLAQSQSRLSNFGQADNNDNPPRQSEWPSRTTRNQRETGRGNGPSRSFLGRGYGGNPYQQTGAGSRFGQLAFASRISAAQDAPLFHSTLDEFREEDDEEERDREAADMFALQRSRRVAAASKLADSVESDAHSRGSLEDSLNHEDPYRDMSMRRGIRSSWNGTRSTHRPGLARDTIGEEAEDDTRSSLDRDSSHGTDVKGKMVDVGLESQDDPDEDPPASLLGGQTPRESSPPAFQQFKGTDTERTPFMARRESTTETDASIQRGAPPEEEPIQTTFQYIEGEIFRHDPFFAWIFLISLAGMLSTFFLVWLHTSPRKSPVGDTIYTTLQKSFHMLAVDTVVAVFVSFIWLAALRSFVRPLVSVILIAVPVILFSFSIYSFVSSFKGRWHGSSFQDSVMRWASIIPAVSCILWIWLVVRGRRAIQQAIEILQFSSRILAQNSALLFVGFGCLALIVVWTWAWLAMFTRVFMGGHFSKSMLRFVIQLSSWWLGAAFIFLYMWTVSVINAVHRATTAATVSQWYFHRNAGPATPSREIVSAALNHALTTIFGSLCESTLLSLLIRAPLIFLPRKLGATVTNIASFWIPTPVIALMNPLTITYSAIHSQNLATSARGLDQMELVSPTVPTTTLTPRALRNRGQPNGLLPYRLAKLLLVATRLIMATGLGFAGWVITAKQLRIQLPDGVGVRGSAYAYVVGMMASFIGYSVMGAMEGILSGIVDAVLICYGSERRMERGHGRFCLEAAYLFGERRGGDTLEYA
- a CDS encoding related to arginase: MSPAESITVLCSPHHLGIEDVAVGAGPKALLYAGFVDAIRNLGVTVNVHEIDPIDDFDGDISRLFEVLRRTSLGVANIARSGEFPIILAGNCSTTVGVQAGLTAALGKIPSCIWFDAHDDFNTPDVLKSGYLDSMPVAMMAGLCWKTLLTSIEGFEAMDLKQNLVHCGMRDVTDLERSRVEEAGFPVIWGDLNHHVDFEGELGKVLDEKKFDQTMVHLDLDALDISVGIVNKFSAHGGLLEDDLEKCFKMIPSKTKPVSLTIASFDPSQDVQGTIEPVAIKGVVAFVQGLISQGFLKKTSD